One region of Thiorhodovibrio frisius genomic DNA includes:
- a CDS encoding SanA/YdcF family protein encodes MDQQTSATASADCPIPSRRRRLWRWLGLGVVGLSAGLIAVVLLGDLWISWRAAPWIERDLAKVEPMPVAVVLGTARRTLGGHPNQFYRARLEAAAALFHQGRVQGILVSGDNGSRYYNEPEAMRRDLIKLGVPDAFITLDYAGFRTLDSVVRANRVFGLEQFLIVSQGYHVERGIFIARARGIQAYGYAAEDPGGAAGGRVRLREIGARAMAIWDVLSGREPKFLGKPEPVKVRKDSAEGAHVSISLSWARTPGSRHKIQAFGPKMQ; translated from the coding sequence ATGGATCAGCAAACTTCTGCAACAGCATCGGCTGATTGTCCGATTCCATCCCGCCGCCGTCGCCTTTGGCGTTGGCTTGGTCTGGGTGTTGTCGGGCTTTCTGCGGGGCTGATCGCCGTGGTGCTGCTTGGTGATCTGTGGATTTCCTGGCGCGCAGCGCCCTGGATTGAGCGCGATCTGGCGAAGGTTGAGCCGATGCCGGTGGCGGTGGTTCTTGGCACGGCGCGTCGCACCCTTGGCGGGCATCCGAATCAATTCTACCGCGCGCGGCTCGAGGCCGCTGCTGCGCTTTTTCATCAGGGCCGGGTGCAGGGGATTTTGGTCAGTGGCGACAATGGCTCGCGCTATTACAACGAGCCCGAAGCCATGCGCCGGGATCTCATTAAGCTCGGTGTGCCGGATGCGTTCATTACTCTGGATTATGCCGGTTTCCGCACGTTGGACTCGGTGGTGCGGGCAAACCGGGTTTTCGGGCTGGAGCAATTTCTGATTGTCAGCCAGGGCTATCACGTCGAGCGGGGGATTTTTATTGCGCGCGCGCGTGGCATCCAAGCTTATGGTTACGCGGCTGAAGACCCTGGCGGCGCGGCGGGGGGCAGGGTGCGACTGCGTGAGATTGGCGCGCGGGCAATGGCGATCTGGGATGTGCTCAGCGGGCGCGAGCCGAAGTTTCTAGGCAAGCCTGAGCCGGTCAAGGTCAGAAAAGATTCTGCTGAAGGGGCGCATGTGTCTATCAGCTTGTCATGGGCAAGAACCCCAGGTAGCCGACAT
- a CDS encoding M61 family metallopeptidase — protein MTTTGTLRYRVASQNPRAHLFDLRLSIPEEPSSLTPADENNAPARALTLSLPAWIPGSYMIRDFARHLIKVHAQDATGPIRVEKRDKQTWHLPATRGTVTLSYQVHAGELSVRAAHLDHTHGYFNGVCLFLQVEGCEDWPCELDIERPKDPCAADWRLATSLTSAGASAWGFGHYRADNYAELIDHPVEMGRFALVEFSVRGIPHAMAISGHQRADLERLSRDLSKTCEQQAALFSELPIERYLFLTQVVGNGYGGLEHRASSSLICNRDDLPRQGDSDTSEGYRRFLGLCSHEYFHLWNVKRIRPQVFAEQGLMREVHTRLLWFFEGVTSYYDDLALVRAGLISPKDYLGLLANSISRVRRDPGRLRQTLAESSFDAWTKFYQQDANAPNAIVSYYTKGALIALALDLTIRHRSHGHHSLDDVMQALWQRYGRNDIGVPEQAPEQLAAEVTGIDLTTFFAQALDDTADIDLTPLFASLGITMHLRPAKDDKDLGGAPDQPTAIEPQPSIGARTQAQGAELKLAAVINDRPAERAGLAPGDILVAIDGLRVDGNNFNTLLARCPIGKLVAFHAFRRDELHRFELIPEPAPADICELILMEQPPAAALKARAAWLHTQP, from the coding sequence ATGACCACAACAGGCACTCTCCGCTACCGTGTCGCCAGCCAGAATCCGCGCGCTCATCTGTTCGACTTGAGGCTGTCCATTCCGGAAGAACCATCCTCTTTGACACCCGCAGACGAAAACAACGCACCGGCACGCGCACTGACACTCAGCCTGCCAGCCTGGATTCCCGGCAGCTATATGATCCGCGATTTTGCGCGGCATCTCATCAAAGTGCACGCGCAAGATGCAACCGGGCCCATCCGGGTTGAGAAACGCGACAAACAAACCTGGCACCTGCCAGCGACTCGCGGCACAGTCACCCTAAGCTATCAGGTTCATGCCGGCGAGTTGAGCGTGCGCGCAGCTCATCTTGACCACACCCATGGCTATTTCAATGGGGTCTGCTTGTTTCTGCAAGTAGAGGGCTGCGAAGACTGGCCCTGTGAACTCGACATCGAACGACCAAAGGACCCCTGCGCCGCCGACTGGCGCCTGGCCACCAGCCTGACCAGCGCCGGGGCATCTGCCTGGGGCTTCGGCCACTACCGCGCCGACAACTATGCCGAACTCATCGACCATCCGGTCGAAATGGGCCGCTTCGCACTGGTGGAATTCAGCGTGCGCGGCATCCCGCACGCCATGGCTATCAGCGGTCATCAGCGCGCCGATCTCGAGCGCCTGAGCCGGGATCTGAGCAAAACCTGCGAGCAGCAAGCCGCGCTTTTTTCCGAATTGCCCATCGAACGCTATCTGTTCCTGACGCAAGTCGTAGGCAATGGCTATGGTGGGCTCGAGCATCGCGCCTCATCGAGCCTGATCTGCAACCGTGACGACTTGCCCAGACAGGGCGACAGCGACACCTCCGAAGGCTATCGCCGTTTTCTTGGCCTGTGCAGCCATGAGTATTTTCACCTATGGAACGTCAAGCGCATCCGCCCACAGGTTTTTGCCGAACAGGGCCTTATGCGCGAAGTCCACACCCGCCTGCTGTGGTTCTTTGAAGGCGTCACCTCCTATTACGACGACCTGGCCCTGGTGCGCGCCGGACTGATCAGCCCCAAGGATTATCTCGGCCTGCTCGCCAATAGCATCAGCCGCGTGCGCCGCGACCCCGGACGCCTGCGCCAGACGCTGGCCGAGTCGAGCTTTGACGCCTGGACCAAGTTCTATCAACAGGACGCCAACGCCCCCAATGCCATCGTCAGCTACTACACCAAGGGCGCGCTCATTGCCCTGGCGCTGGATCTGACCATTCGCCACCGCAGCCATGGGCATCATAGTCTTGACGATGTCATGCAGGCCCTGTGGCAGCGTTATGGTCGCAACGACATCGGCGTGCCCGAACAGGCACCTGAGCAACTGGCTGCGGAAGTCACAGGCATCGACCTCACCACCTTCTTCGCCCAGGCGCTTGATGACACCGCGGACATCGACCTGACACCCCTGTTTGCGTCCCTTGGCATCACCATGCACCTGCGCCCCGCCAAGGATGACAAAGACCTCGGCGGTGCCCCCGATCAGCCCACAGCAATTGAGCCACAACCCTCCATTGGCGCGCGCACCCAGGCGCAGGGCGCGGAACTCAAGCTTGCCGCTGTCATCAACGACCGCCCGGCCGAGCGGGCCGGCCTGGCACCCGGCGATATTCTGGTTGCCATCGACGGGCTGCGCGTCGATGGCAACAATTTCAACACCCTGCTAGCCCGCTGCCCGATTGGTAAACTGGTGGCGTTCCACGCCTTCCGCCGCGATGAACTCCATCGCTTTGAACTCATCCCCGAGCCCGCCCCGGCGGACATCTGCGAGCTGATCCTGATGGAGCAACCCCCAGCAGCAGCTCTGAAGGCTCGCGCTGCCTGGCTGCACACTCAGCCGTAA
- the birA gene encoding bifunctional biotin--[acetyl-CoA-carboxylase] ligase/biotin operon repressor BirA, with the protein METEAQLIRLLADGKRHSGAALAAQLGISRAAVWKAVQRARERLDIEILAEQGQGYQLKAPLELLDAQEIESRLPPAAKERIGPIQCFAQIDSTNTWLLEQSTQGATSGTCVLAERQTAGRGRRGRAWCSPFGANLYLSILWYFDAGPATLGALSLAAGAAVAQALESLGITGIQLKWPNDIHWQQRKLGGLLIEIAGETQGPSRAVIGLGLNLQMPETAAKTIDQPWVDLREICQNPIPQDQIPQQHSATRNTIAACCIDQLSAMLASFPEQGPAPFLSAWRRFDAYRDQRASLHWSQHCLQGTYRGIDDQGALLLQIGQETRHFAAGELSLRPGQPS; encoded by the coding sequence ATGGAAACCGAAGCGCAGCTGATCCGCCTGCTCGCCGATGGCAAACGCCACTCCGGCGCCGCCCTGGCCGCGCAACTCGGCATCAGCCGGGCCGCAGTCTGGAAAGCCGTTCAGCGGGCCCGCGAGCGACTCGACATTGAGATTCTGGCTGAACAAGGCCAGGGCTACCAACTGAAGGCACCGCTCGAACTGCTGGACGCCCAAGAGATTGAAAGCCGACTCCCCCCAGCCGCCAAAGAACGCATTGGGCCAATCCAGTGTTTCGCGCAGATTGACTCCACCAACACCTGGCTGCTCGAACAAAGCACCCAAGGCGCCACCAGCGGAACCTGCGTGCTGGCAGAGCGCCAAACCGCCGGACGCGGCCGCCGAGGACGCGCCTGGTGCTCACCCTTTGGCGCCAATCTCTACCTGTCCATTCTGTGGTACTTCGACGCGGGACCAGCCACCCTGGGCGCTCTGAGTCTCGCCGCTGGTGCCGCCGTCGCCCAAGCACTCGAGTCCCTTGGCATTACCGGAATCCAGCTCAAATGGCCCAACGACATCCACTGGCAGCAACGCAAACTCGGCGGACTGCTCATTGAAATCGCCGGAGAAACCCAAGGCCCCAGCCGCGCAGTCATCGGTCTGGGTCTCAACCTGCAAATGCCCGAGACCGCAGCCAAGACAATCGATCAGCCCTGGGTGGACCTGCGCGAGATTTGCCAGAACCCTATCCCCCAAGATCAAATCCCCCAGCAGCATTCCGCAACCCGCAACACCATAGCCGCCTGCTGCATCGATCAGCTCAGCGCCATGCTCGCCTCCTTTCCAGAGCAGGGCCCCGCGCCCTTCCTTAGTGCCTGGCGCCGTTTCGACGCCTATCGCGACCAACGGGCGAGCTTGCACTGGAGTCAACACTGCCTCCAAGGCACCTATCGCGGCATCGACGATCAGGGCGCCCTGCTACTGCAAATCGGCCAGGAAACGCGCCACTTCGCCGCTGGCGAACTAAGCCTGCGCCCAGGCCAGCCCAGCTAA
- a CDS encoding type III pantothenate kinase, with protein sequence MQLIIDIGNTSIKWALWDGHTLSDMHRARHHSALPIDLLAAWESLEDIGKVRACNVGPDTVKEAITHISETLWQQSPHFINLDPTHSPVHIAYPDPSRLGVDRWLSLCAAHRLYPGPKLIMHIGTAITYDALLGDGQHLGGHILPGIEALRAALFSTTQIPPEDRTDPGNTLWGTNTGQCIAAACLHAPAALADRLWHQLRKQSASTPRLLITGGDAERLSPLLTHPSFHHPDLVLQGIVQQQ encoded by the coding sequence ATGCAACTCATCATCGACATCGGCAACACCAGCATCAAATGGGCACTCTGGGACGGACACACCCTGTCCGACATGCACCGCGCCCGCCATCACAGCGCCCTGCCCATCGACCTGCTGGCAGCCTGGGAGTCCCTTGAAGATATCGGCAAAGTCCGCGCCTGCAACGTCGGTCCAGACACCGTCAAAGAAGCCATCACCCACATCAGCGAAACCCTGTGGCAACAATCACCACACTTCATCAACCTGGACCCGACCCATTCACCAGTCCATATCGCCTACCCCGACCCCAGCCGCCTCGGCGTCGACCGCTGGCTGTCACTGTGCGCCGCCCACCGCCTCTACCCTGGCCCGAAACTCATCATGCACATCGGTACAGCCATCACCTACGACGCCCTGCTCGGCGATGGTCAACACCTCGGCGGCCACATCCTGCCCGGCATCGAGGCCCTGCGCGCAGCACTGTTTAGCACTACCCAAATCCCCCCCGAGGACAGAACCGACCCCGGCAACACCCTCTGGGGCACCAACACCGGCCAATGCATCGCCGCCGCCTGTCTCCACGCCCCCGCCGCCCTAGCCGACCGCCTCTGGCACCAACTGCGCAAACAATCCGCCAGCACCCCTCGCCTACTCATCACCGGCGGCGACGCCGAACGCCTCTCCCCCCTGCTCACCCACCCAAGCTTCCACCACCCCGACCTCGTCCTCCAAGGCATCGTCCAGCAGCAGTAA
- a CDS encoding helix-turn-helix transcriptional regulator, which translates to MSTRVLRLPVVLERTGYSRSRLYARISEGLFPRPIALGRRIAAWPEHEVEAVIAAHIRETSESDMAQLIERLHSMRATFGLERQDEVMIGLSEAPRPEQVLSESHGLAKLTA; encoded by the coding sequence ATGTCAACGCGCGTCCTTCGTCTTCCTGTCGTTCTCGAGCGAACAGGATATAGCCGTTCCCGACTTTATGCCCGTATCAGCGAGGGGCTCTTTCCGCGCCCAATCGCACTGGGCCGCCGAATTGCGGCCTGGCCCGAGCACGAGGTTGAAGCCGTGATTGCGGCGCATATTCGTGAAACCTCGGAATCCGACATGGCGCAGTTGATTGAGCGCTTGCATTCGATGCGAGCAACCTTCGGCTTGGAGCGTCAGGATGAGGTCATGATCGGATTGAGTGAAGCCCCGCGACCAGAGCAGGTATTGTCCGAGTCACATGGGTTGGCAAAGCTGACAGCTTAG
- the lexA gene encoding transcriptional repressor LexA, which produces MSQLAYLIPHRRTAPPWSAELEPIDLELEAGVTLPLLGTIAAGLPIEAIEDHETVKVPSQMARKASYALRVRGHSMTDDHIQDGDIIIVEQRQSAENGETVVAKINGDQVTLKRFYIEADGIRLQPAHPDMAPIILRHEELEILGIVTGVMRLAA; this is translated from the coding sequence ATGTCCCAACTCGCCTACTTGATCCCCCATCGCCGCACCGCGCCACCTTGGAGCGCGGAGCTCGAACCCATCGATCTCGAACTCGAGGCCGGCGTCACCCTCCCTCTACTCGGCACCATCGCCGCCGGTCTGCCGATTGAAGCTATTGAGGATCACGAGACCGTCAAGGTTCCCTCACAGATGGCACGCAAGGCCAGCTATGCCTTGCGGGTGCGCGGGCATTCGATGACCGACGATCACATCCAAGACGGCGATATCATCATCGTCGAGCAGCGCCAGAGCGCGGAAAACGGGGAAACCGTGGTCGCCAAGATCAACGGCGACCAGGTCACCTTGAAACGCTTCTACATCGAGGCCGATGGCATTCGGCTGCAGCCGGCCCATCCCGACATGGCGCCGATCATCTTGCGCCATGAAGAGCTCGAGATTCTTGGCATTGTGACGGGGGTGATGCGGCTGGCGGCTTGA
- the recD2 gene encoding SF1B family DNA helicase RecD2: protein MSDSAAPTYHTDSPLDTLAGPVERVTFHSPESGFCVLRVKVRGERELITVVGTAAQVAPGEHIDARGQWTIDARHGRQFKASALRVVPPGTREGIERYLGSGLVKGIGPHFAKRLVDAFGESVFDIIEQSPERLRELPGIGKTRQERVIRAWSEQKVIREIMVFLQSHGVGTARAVRIFKTYGEAAIERVRNNPYRLALDIRGIGFKTADQLAERLGIPRDSPLRARAGVRHVLQEIASDGHCAAWREVLSAQSAKLLEIAPEGIDAAIDLELAAEHLVAETLEDRTLVFLPALHRSECGVAESLWRLRDGMPPWGLIDTERALPWVESQTGLSLAASQRQAVIQAVTGKCTLLTGGPGVGKTTVVNSILRILRAKGVKATLCAPTGRAAKRLSESTGQVAKTIHRVLEFDPKTLDFKHNADNPLGTDLLVCDETSMVDISLMHKLLSALPSSAAVLLVGDVDQLPSVGPGAVLADAIGSEVVPTVRLTEIFRQAQTSRIIVNAHRINAGLLPQVPNPPPSDSDWYVIRSETPEQIQERLVKTLCERIPARFGLDPIRDVQVLTPMNRGGLGARALNVLLQQQLNPHAQPRIERFGWTFAPGDKVIQNVNNYDKEVFNGDIGRILTIDTEESEVRIGFDERQVVYEFGELDELALAYATSVHKAQGSEYPAVVIPLATQHYMLLQRNLLYTGVTRGKQLVVLIAQPKALGMAVRQTGGQRLTRLRQRLVEASEAR from the coding sequence ATGTCCGACTCGGCCGCCCCGACCTATCACACGGATTCCCCGCTCGACACCCTCGCCGGTCCGGTCGAGCGCGTCACCTTCCATAGTCCCGAGAGCGGCTTTTGCGTCCTGCGGGTCAAGGTCCGCGGCGAGCGCGAGCTGATCACCGTCGTCGGCACCGCCGCCCAGGTCGCGCCGGGTGAGCACATCGACGCGCGCGGGCAATGGACCATCGATGCCCGCCATGGGCGGCAGTTCAAGGCCAGTGCGTTGCGCGTGGTCCCCCCCGGCACCCGTGAAGGCATCGAGCGCTATCTTGGTTCCGGGCTGGTCAAGGGCATCGGCCCGCATTTCGCCAAGCGCCTGGTCGATGCCTTTGGCGAAAGTGTCTTCGACATCATCGAACAATCCCCTGAGCGCCTGCGCGAACTGCCCGGCATTGGCAAGACGCGTCAGGAGCGGGTCATCCGCGCATGGAGTGAGCAGAAGGTCATCCGCGAGATTATGGTCTTCCTCCAGTCCCATGGCGTCGGCACCGCGCGCGCGGTGCGCATCTTCAAGACCTATGGTGAAGCGGCCATCGAGCGCGTGCGCAACAATCCCTATCGCCTGGCACTGGATATCCGCGGCATTGGCTTTAAGACCGCCGATCAGTTGGCAGAACGCTTAGGCATCCCGCGCGACTCGCCGCTGCGCGCCCGCGCCGGGGTCCGCCATGTCTTGCAGGAAATCGCCAGCGATGGCCATTGCGCCGCTTGGCGCGAGGTCCTGTCCGCACAGTCCGCCAAACTGTTGGAGATCGCCCCCGAGGGCATCGACGCGGCCATCGATCTGGAACTGGCCGCCGAGCATTTGGTCGCTGAAACACTCGAGGACCGCACCCTGGTCTTTCTCCCCGCATTGCACCGCAGCGAATGCGGGGTGGCGGAGTCCCTATGGCGCCTACGCGATGGGATGCCGCCCTGGGGTCTGATCGACACCGAACGCGCCCTGCCCTGGGTGGAAAGTCAGACCGGACTCAGTCTGGCCGCGTCCCAGCGCCAGGCGGTGATCCAGGCGGTCACCGGCAAATGCACCCTGCTGACCGGTGGCCCCGGGGTGGGCAAGACCACGGTGGTCAACTCCATACTGCGCATTCTGCGCGCCAAGGGTGTCAAGGCCACCCTGTGCGCGCCGACCGGACGCGCGGCCAAGCGGTTGTCGGAATCCACCGGGCAGGTGGCCAAAACGATTCACCGCGTGCTGGAGTTCGATCCCAAGACGCTGGACTTCAAGCACAACGCCGACAATCCCCTGGGCACCGATCTGCTGGTCTGCGATGAGACCTCCATGGTCGATATCAGTCTGATGCACAAGTTGCTCAGTGCCCTGCCCTCCTCGGCCGCGGTGCTCTTGGTCGGAGATGTTGACCAGTTGCCCTCGGTCGGCCCGGGGGCGGTGCTGGCTGATGCCATTGGCTCAGAGGTGGTGCCGACGGTGCGCTTGACGGAGATTTTCCGCCAGGCACAGACCTCGCGGATTATCGTCAATGCCCACCGCATCAATGCGGGGCTGCTCCCCCAGGTTCCCAACCCACCGCCGAGTGACAGCGACTGGTATGTGATCCGCAGCGAAACACCGGAGCAGATCCAGGAGCGGCTGGTGAAAACCCTCTGCGAGCGCATTCCCGCGCGCTTTGGACTGGACCCGATTCGCGATGTCCAGGTGCTCACCCCCATGAACCGTGGCGGACTGGGCGCGCGGGCGTTGAATGTGTTGCTGCAACAACAGCTCAATCCCCATGCCCAGCCGCGCATTGAGCGCTTCGGCTGGACCTTCGCCCCGGGCGATAAGGTGATCCAAAACGTCAATAATTATGACAAGGAGGTTTTCAACGGCGACATAGGTCGGATACTAACCATCGACACCGAGGAAAGCGAGGTGCGCATCGGCTTCGATGAGCGCCAGGTGGTCTATGAGTTCGGGGAACTTGATGAGCTGGCGTTAGCCTATGCCACCAGTGTGCATAAGGCGCAGGGTTCGGAGTACCCGGCGGTGGTGATTCCGCTGGCGACTCAGCATTACATGCTGTTGCAGCGCAACCTGCTCTATACCGGGGTGACCCGCGGCAAGCAGTTGGTGGTGCTGATCGCCCAGCCGAAGGCGCTGGGCATGGCGGTCAGACAGACCGGCGGGCAGCGGCTGACGCGGCTGCGGCAGCGGTTGGTTGAAGCAAGCGAGGCGCGTTGA
- a CDS encoding SOS response-associated peptidase, which yields MCGRFAQCFDVQATADWLEAQPPAETPPARYNIAPGSRILACRVQADGQRELASLHWGLLPSWAKDRKLGVKTFNARAETVAEKPSFRAAFKHRRCLIPADAFYEWKTVPGGKQPVAFRRRDEQPMTFAGLWEQWTDPGSGECVESATIIVTQANTTIAAVHDRMPVILDRAHWAEWLNPDNQSKTQLTGLLQPCPGEEMIGYPVTRQVGQPRFDAPECLAPTGPLISTTIGQTDSIR from the coding sequence ATGTGCGGACGTTTTGCGCAATGTTTCGATGTGCAGGCCACGGCGGACTGGCTGGAGGCGCAACCGCCGGCTGAAACTCCGCCGGCGCGTTACAACATCGCGCCCGGCAGCCGGATTCTCGCCTGTCGCGTCCAAGCGGACGGTCAGCGCGAACTTGCCTCCTTGCATTGGGGTCTGCTGCCGAGCTGGGCCAAAGATCGCAAACTCGGCGTCAAGACCTTCAACGCTCGTGCGGAGACGGTGGCGGAGAAGCCGTCCTTTCGTGCGGCATTCAAACATCGGCGCTGTTTGATTCCGGCCGATGCTTTCTACGAATGGAAGACAGTACCTGGTGGCAAGCAGCCCGTTGCCTTTCGGCGCCGGGATGAGCAGCCGATGACCTTTGCCGGGCTGTGGGAGCAGTGGACTGATCCAGGCTCAGGCGAGTGCGTTGAGAGCGCGACCATCATTGTGACCCAGGCCAATACCACCATCGCCGCCGTCCATGACCGCATGCCGGTCATCCTTGATCGCGCGCACTGGGCTGAATGGTTAAACCCTGACAATCAGAGCAAGACGCAACTGACGGGGTTGCTGCAACCCTGTCCAGGGGAGGAGATGATCGGCTATCCCGTCACCCGGCAGGTTGGCCAGCCGCGCTTCGATGCACCGGAATGTTTGGCGCCGACAGGTCCGCTGATCTCCACGACGATTGGACAGACCGATTCCATCCGCTGA
- a CDS encoding NAD-dependent succinate-semialdehyde dehydrogenase, with product MMFTSINPTTEACIEQVAAFDSRRIEQSLAAAPGASVLWAETPLAERTRLLVSVGERLRVQKETLATLITAEMGKLRAEALAEIDKCAWVCDYYAEHAERMLADELIDTDAARSLVAYQPLGVWLAIMPWNFPFWQVFRCAAPALAAGNPVLLKHASNVPGCALAIERLFREAGAPAGLFQTLLIAGEQAEVLVGDARIRGVSLTGSEAAGRRVAAAAGASIKPSILELGGSDAFVVLADADVEQAATVAAKARFLNGGQSCIAAKRFILVPEIADAFLAAFKAAAEALIPGDPMQPETTLPPLARSDLRDQLHAQVLASLAKGARLVSGGGPLERPGWFYAATVLDQCAPGMPAYHEELFGPVAAIIRARDEADALRLANDSDFGLGGSVWSQDRARGEALARRMQCGCAFVNDMVKSDPRLPFGGIKHSGYGRELGLLGIRGFCNAKTLCIQ from the coding sequence ATGATGTTCACATCCATCAATCCCACCACCGAGGCTTGCATCGAGCAGGTCGCCGCCTTCGATTCACGGCGAATTGAGCAGTCTCTGGCCGCCGCGCCGGGAGCCAGCGTGCTTTGGGCCGAAACACCCCTCGCTGAGCGAACCCGACTGCTCGTCTCAGTGGGTGAGCGGCTGCGGGTTCAGAAAGAGACCCTGGCGACCCTGATCACCGCCGAGATGGGCAAGCTGCGCGCCGAGGCATTAGCGGAGATCGACAAATGCGCCTGGGTTTGCGACTACTATGCCGAGCACGCCGAGCGCATGCTGGCCGATGAACTGATCGACACCGATGCAGCCCGCAGCCTAGTGGCCTATCAGCCCCTCGGGGTCTGGTTGGCGATCATGCCCTGGAATTTTCCGTTCTGGCAGGTGTTCCGCTGTGCCGCGCCGGCGCTCGCCGCCGGCAATCCGGTGCTGCTCAAGCATGCCTCCAATGTACCCGGTTGTGCCTTGGCGATCGAGCGGCTGTTTCGCGAGGCCGGAGCACCGGCGGGCCTGTTTCAAACCCTGCTCATCGCGGGAGAGCAGGCCGAGGTGCTGGTTGGCGATGCCCGCATCCGGGGCGTCAGCCTCACCGGCAGCGAGGCCGCCGGCCGGCGCGTGGCAGCCGCCGCGGGTGCCAGCATCAAGCCGTCGATTCTGGAGCTTGGCGGGTCGGATGCCTTTGTGGTGCTGGCGGACGCCGATGTCGAGCAGGCCGCGACCGTGGCGGCCAAGGCGCGGTTTCTCAACGGCGGACAGAGCTGCATCGCCGCCAAGCGCTTCATCCTGGTGCCAGAGATTGCCGATGCCTTCCTGGCGGCGTTCAAGGCAGCGGCGGAGGCTCTGATACCGGGTGATCCGATGCAGCCCGAGACCACACTCCCGCCCCTCGCTCGCTCTGATCTGCGCGATCAGCTGCATGCCCAGGTTCTGGCGAGCCTTGCCAAGGGCGCGCGTTTGGTGAGCGGTGGCGGGCCATTGGAGCGCCCTGGCTGGTTCTATGCGGCAACGGTGCTGGATCAGTGCGCGCCGGGGATGCCGGCGTATCACGAGGAGCTCTTTGGCCCGGTGGCCGCCATCATCCGCGCGCGCGATGAAGCCGATGCCCTGCGCCTGGCCAACGACTCGGACTTTGGCCTCGGCGGCAGTGTCTGGAGCCAAGACCGCGCGCGTGGTGAGGCCCTCGCGCGGCGCATGCAGTGCGGCTGTGCTTTCGTCAATGACATGGTCAAAAGTGACCCACGCCTTCCCTTCGGCGGCATCAAGCACTCAGGCTACGGACGCGAGCTGGGGCTCTTGGGGATCCGCGGCTTTTGCAATGCCAAGACCCTGTGCATCCAGTAG
- the ybaK gene encoding Cys-tRNA(Pro) deacylase, producing the protein MTPAIDTLKRLGIAHRVHAYHHDPGTTAYGQEAADQLGLDPALVFKTLVVSLDTKTLVVAIVPVSRQLSLKALAKAAGGKKAAMAEKAQAERSTGYLLGGISPIGQKRRLDTFVDRSAEALDRLFVSAGRRGLEIELSPADLQRVTKARFYDLVS; encoded by the coding sequence ATGACACCCGCCATCGATACCCTCAAGCGCCTGGGCATCGCCCACCGGGTGCATGCCTACCACCACGACCCTGGCACCACCGCCTATGGTCAAGAGGCCGCCGATCAACTCGGGCTCGACCCTGCGCTGGTGTTCAAGACCTTGGTCGTCAGCCTCGATACCAAGACGCTGGTGGTGGCCATCGTGCCGGTCAGTCGGCAACTGAGTTTGAAGGCGCTTGCCAAGGCCGCCGGTGGCAAGAAGGCGGCCATGGCGGAGAAGGCACAGGCTGAGCGCAGCACCGGTTATCTGCTCGGCGGGATCAGCCCGATTGGGCAAAAGCGTCGCCTGGATACCTTTGTTGATCGCAGTGCCGAGGCGTTGGATCGCCTGTTCGTTAGTGCTGGTCGGCGCGGTCTGGAGATCGAGCTAAGCCCGGCCGATCTGCAGCGGGTCACGAAAGCCCGTTTTTATGACCTGGTATCCTGA
- a CDS encoding C-GCAxxG-C-C family protein — translation MTSNCTSSDHQDARATADHEAVERFCTGCNCSQAVVSVYAERYGIDPALAMRLATGLGGGIGRMGGTCGTLAGAALVLGLEYGPSAPDPVAKDRVYAKARTLQQRFIDRHGSNQCSDLLGFDLAEDAGYQGARDAGVFKERCPSFVATAVRLLDELLQPEATQDTRS, via the coding sequence ATGACGTCGAATTGCACCTCCTCCGATCACCAAGACGCGAGAGCCACTGCCGACCATGAGGCGGTGGAGCGCTTCTGCACCGGTTGTAACTGCTCCCAGGCGGTGGTGTCGGTCTATGCCGAGCGCTATGGAATCGACCCGGCACTGGCGATGCGCCTGGCCACTGGACTCGGGGGTGGCATCGGGCGCATGGGCGGGACTTGCGGCACCCTGGCCGGAGCGGCGCTGGTGCTGGGGCTGGAATACGGCCCGAGCGCGCCTGATCCCGTCGCCAAGGATCGTGTCTATGCCAAAGCCCGCACACTGCAGCAGCGCTTCATCGATCGCCACGGCAGCAATCAATGCAGCGACTTGCTCGGTTTTGACCTGGCCGAGGATGCCGGTTATCAGGGCGCCCGTGACGCCGGGGTATTCAAAGAGCGCTGCCCCAGTTTCGTGGCGACAGCCGTGCGGTTGCTGGATGAACTCCTGCAGCCCGAGGCGACTCAGGATACCAGGTCATAA